In Salvelinus sp. IW2-2015 linkage group LG3, ASM291031v2, whole genome shotgun sequence, the DNA window CCCCATAGATACCATCCTATAGATACCATCCTAATAGATACCATCAACCATATAGATACCATCCCATAGATACCATCCCAATAGATACCATCCCAATAGATACCATCCCAATAGATACCATCCCATAGATACCATCCCTACCATAGATACCATCCCATAGATACCATCCCATAGATACCATCCCATAGATACCATCCCATAGATACCATCCCATAGATACCATCCCATAGATACCCATAGGCATGTCTGGAGTCACTGTTACCACCCTCCGCAGGCCAGCCATATCTGCTGTTTCTTCTGACCCTGATTAATGGTTGTTATGGGTAACCACAAGATGAGAGATTTCTATGATACATCTCCTTTTATTAGGCTTTGACCCAAGTGTGGGTTGCAAGTGTTCAAGTGCCTTAAACACGCTGACATTTAGAAGATCTTGAATGAGAGCTGTGCTCTGCTGTACAGCTCAAAAGTCCCCTTGGAAAGGAAGCTTTTCGCTTCTGTTCTAATCTATTTGAAAagtccaaaactgtcaaaattgcTCTCCTTCGTTGCTTTCTCAGAAACTGATTTTAACAGAAAGAGTCAGACCCCCTCGTGCTGACAACTGAATTATCCCACATGTTCTATTATTATTCAACACAGCGCCACCCTATTTCTATAGACACCCGTGACAAATCAGCTACTTACTCCATTACATTTGTAGTTTCAGTACAAACAAGTACACTACaatctacctgtctgtctttgcAGACAGATACACGTGTTTTTGCATACTTTTGAATGGTCTACATTCAGAGTATTTGCACAAATGATTATCCAACGCATCAAATAATCCAATTTATTTTGTATCCGTTCCATCTTTATCATATCAGACCGTTATGGATCATGACTGTTGTGACTAACTTGGTGGGTCACACAGGACAATTCCCTCCCTTTACTGGACACAATCTGCTTGGTGGCTGGGTATAGTGGACCTATAATTGCACAATCCTAGAATGAGGGTTGGGTAAGCTTTGGCTGGAACCTGACTGTGAAGCTGACCTTTTTCCATTAATACCATTTCATCAATAAGATGCAGTATAAAGAGGGAACTGATTAATCTGCAGCATCACCTGAGGAGGCAGATGCTGGCTAACCAAGGAGTGGTATAGGACTCATGTTAAAAAAGTTGAGTAAGCCTTTACACTTTAATTTGATATTGTGTTTTATTGTCATTTTATTGAATATTGGGTGCaggatttttaaaattaaatatatatataggtggagtttaaatatatatatatataggtgtagtttcaattaaatatatatatatataggtgtagtttcaattaaatatatatagGTGTAGACACTTCTGTACAATGATATCCCACACAACCAGGTGTACACTGACTGGGGACCAAGACAGAGATATGAGGTGTTACTGTGAGACAGAACTGCTCATGTACGGGGGCTGGTTGCACCAGttacacatttttaaaaagttgGTCTTACATTTTTAATCGGACGTAGAGTAACGACCAGGCACAAGCCTAACTGTTGCAACAAGCCCTGTGGTGGGTAGAGCAGTTAATGAATGAAAATGATCCTTTCCCCTGGCTTTATAAAGAATTGTCACACACTAGCTACCTGTCTTTACCACTCTTtgattgtatctctctctctctttctctctctttctctctctctctctctctctctctctctctctctctctctctctctctctctctctctctcctctcctctcttcggtctctctttttctttcttctcttctctttctctctgttcttttctttctctctgataGTTGTTTCTCTCTCCTAATGGATGGCTGCGGAGCAGGCACGACTTTTCACGTTGGTAAGGAATAGACCTGCATTGGGAAACGCCAGTCTCTAGATCCCAAAAAGGTGAGCATCTGCATTCTGTTATTATCCTCTGCTTGAACAATATTCTATTCAACGGCATAAATAAGGGGGTAGGGAGAAAAGGGTGGGAGACTTGATGGATGGACATAATTCCTTTTAGTCAAAATGGTCATGGAAAAGCAAATCATATTTGACACATTTACCACAATGTAACCCTGTGTAACAGCTGCCTAcattgctgtgtgtctgtctgaatgcccgtctgtgtgtgtgtcttgttgcgTACCTCTCTCTGGATGGGAACAGTCTGAACACAGCTGATCTGGTCCGTTTGGGGAAAGGCCTGTTCAACATCAAGGTATGATGTAAAGAAGACTATGCTTCATCATAGTCCAATCAGACCGTTATCAGCCGTGCTGGCGGTCTGGTGTCGGTTAACTCCTCTGTTTTGCCACCCAGCTGACCTGCGAGGCTGAAGGGAAAGTCAATGAAGCCAGAGAAGTGATAGAAACCATCATAAAAGAAAACCGAGGTATGTATAGATAGAATATATAGCTATAGATTAATAGAATACATAGCTATAGATTAATAGAATACATAGCTTTAGATAAATAGAATATATAGCTGTAGATTAATAGAATATATAGCTATAGatgaataaaatatatagctataGAATATATAGCTATAGatgaataaaatatatagctataGAATATATAGCTATAGNNNNNNNNNNNNNNNNNNNNNNNNNNNNNNNNNNNNNNNNNNNNNNNNNNNNNNNNNNNNNNNNNNNNNNNNNNNNNNNNNNNNNNNNNNNNNNNNNNNNNNNNNNNNNNNNNNNNNNNNNNNNNNNNNNNNNNNNNNNNNNNNNNNNNNNNNNNNNNNNNNNNNNNNNNNNNNNNNNNNNNNNNNNNNNNNNNNNNNNNNNNNNNNNNNNNNNNNNNNNNNNNNNNNNNNNNNNNNNNNNNNNNNNNNNNNNNNNNNNNNNNNNNNNNNNNNNNNNNNNNNNNNNNNNNNNNNNNNNNNNNNNNNNNNNNNNNNNNNNNNNNNNNNNNNNNNNNNNNNNNNNNNNNNNNNNNNNNNNNNNNNNNNNNNNNNNNNNNNNNNNNNNNNNNNNNNNNNNNNNNNNNNNNNNNNNNNNNNNNNNNNNNNNNNNNNNNNNNNNNNNNNNNNNNNNNNNNNNNNNNNNNNNNNNNNNNNNNNNNNNNNNNNNNNNNNNNNNNNNNNNNNNNNNNNNNNNNNNNNNNNNNNNNNNNNNNNNNNNNNNNNNNNNNNNNNNNNNNNNNNNNNNNNNNNNNNNNNNNNNNNNNNNNNNNNNNNNNNNNNNNNNNNNNNNNNNNNTAAAATATATAGCTATAGAATATATAGCTATAGatgaataaaatatatagctataGAATATATAGCTATAGatgaataaaatatatagctataGATTAATAGAATATTTAGCTATAGATTAATAGAATATATAGCTATAGATTAATAGAATACATAGCTATAGATAAATAGAATATATAGCTATAGATAAATAGAATATATAGCTATAGATTAATGAACGTGTGATTCTACATGTGTTTATATGTCTCTTCTGTATATCTGTGTGTTTTTCCCTGTGGTTGTCTATGGTGTCAACACAGGGTTTGGGAAATTTGCCCATACGCTCATCCCGAAGGATAAGCTCATGTAagttgtttattatctagctGGAAAGAACTAGTCTTTTTCCATCTGAATAAACATTGTGCGCTAGATCTGTTTGTCAGCCGCTAACTGTCAGAATAATttattgacagtgtgtgtgtatgtgtgggttttTTGTCTTCAGGGAACTACAGGCGAATCTGATTCGTTCTCATAGTGCTGGTGGGTTACCATGCTTATAGAAACCGAGTATATGTCATTATAATACCTTTATTTCCAAGGGACAGATCAGGCCTGTCCTTGACCAAATTGCACCCCTGGTGTTCATATTGAAAtactttttggtgtgtgtgtgttcgtgtgcgtgcgtgtgtgtgtgtgtgcaggagtggGCCCCCCATTGAGTGTAGAGAGGACCCGTATGCTACTGGCTCTGAGGATCAATGTTCTGGCCAAAGGGTACAGTGGTGTCTCCATGGAAACGGTCCAGGCTATGGTCAAAGCCTTCAATGGtaaacccagtccacaataacaTGAATAGAAATTCTGATTCATCAGTTTGACTTACTAATGCCAAGCGTGAAatctgtttgtgcatgtgtgtgagtgtgcgtatgCATGTCCTGTCCAGGTACattgtgcttgtttgtgtgtgtgtacctgttcaCATGCGTGTGTGCGAGAGAGTGCACATGTGGTGCACACTGTGCAGAACATCGGAAGAATTATCACTGTGAATCATTGTAATGTTGTATCatgtattgtttgtttgtgtcaattCATCCCTATGTGGTGGGCCGCCAACTGGTGATTTAACacgaaaataaaatgtcattaatTCATCTATTTATTCATTCATgcatgcatgcatttgtgtgtgtttgtgtgtgcgcgtacgtgttaattcaaacatttaaaaaaaaaaatatatgtatatatatgtgtgtgtgtgacagatctTTCCCTCTACTCCCCCAGCCTGTCGTGGGTGCCAGAGAAGGGGACGGTAGGGGCTACTGGAGACCTGGCCCACCTCACCCTGGGCCTTATGGGAGAGGGCAGGATGTGGTCGCCTCAACGTGGCTAGGACCACGCCAAAACAGTTGGGTTACCCacaatacctctctctctcaacccaaaGACACACCTCAGATTACCAACATGTTTTTGTTAGATGAATGACTGAGATCAAATGTATACATTAAGGCCCCTAACTCGTTTCCTtcgtctttctttctcctctcctttattcTTTCTTTCCTCCTTTTCCAGATACTGGTGTCTTGGAGTCACACCTTTGGTACTGAAGCCTAAAGAGGTACAGTGTTAGAGCTGTAGCAGTAGGAACTCTCTTGTTTTtactatttgttattttttctatCAGGCATTGATTAAGTAGTCTTGTATACTGATTATTGATAACTGGGGTTAGATGATATCATATCTGGGATATAATCGCAGTAGATAGTGATGTCTTTGAGGATCAAGTAAGGAAGTAAGTGTTTCATCGTACAGGGCATCGGTCTGATCAACGGGACTCAGATGATGTCATCTCTGGCGGCGGAGGCAGTGGAGCGAGCTGTGGGCGTGGCCAGGCAGGCTGACATCATCGCTGCCCTCAGCCTGGAGGCCCTGAGGGGCACCACCAAGGCCTTACACAgcggtcagacacacacacacacacacacacacacacagtgaattgTTGGAGCTTTGATGGTATAAGAAGTTACCCGTTCCATTCCATTGTGAACTGGTTTGTTCTGCCCTTCCAGACATCTATGCAGTGAGGCCACACCTTGGTCAGATAGAGGTGGCTCTGAGACTccgctctcctctccactctgacGTCTTCCCCTCCCAGATCTCTGGTAAAGTCAGGCaggcgaaacacacacacacacacaaacagaaacacacacactcaattcttGTCCTTCTTAACATTTTGTGTCCAAATGAAGATGTTTACTTTGGTGGAAACCTTAACAGTGCTGTTTTGTCGTTTCCTGTCTCTGACTTCCTTTGTTGTGTTTTCCTGTAGAATCATAGGACATGTGACCGTGTCCAAGATGCATACACCCTCCGCTGTATCCCACAGGtagaatgtgtgcgtgtgtgtatgtgtgtgtgtgtgttacaactcTTTGTACCCCTGCAGTGAGGGGCTGGAGTGAACTAACCCTAGTACCAGTGTTTatttgtgtctctctcctctcttgtaggTTCATGGGGTAGCTAACGACACCATAGCCTTTGTTAAGATCATCCTCTCCACTGAGCTCAACAGTGCCACTGACAACCCTGTATCCTCCCAGTGAGTTACATTGTTATATTTACTTGAAGACGTCATGTCTTTCTTTGATCTCCTTTTAGACCCCAACTGTGATTATATAAGTTCACCACAAGGGGGAGCCCTTGGACAAGCCCACATGGGCTTTGGTTTCCTGTATACAGTTTATATTAGAGACTCATAATGTTGTCCCAAATACGAAACCTTAACTCTCCTCCAGCTGGTTTTTGCAGAGCGAGGTGAGACTATCTCTGGGGGTAATTTCCATGGAGAATACCCAGCCAAGGTAGTCACAGACAAATAGATTCACTCCATACAATAAACTCCTCGGTTCCTTCAGTACGGTTCCCCCTCTTTCCTAGACTGGTTATAGATATGATTGTACTGCCTTACCAATGATCACAGGAGTTGGCAAggcagcacaaactgatctgggacaaggctaaccctctctccccccaggcTCTAGACTACCTGGCCATCGGGGTCCATGAGCTGGCCAGTATGagtgagaggaggacagaaaggcTGGTCAACCCCTCCCTCAGTGAGTTGCCTGCCTTCCTGGTCCAAGACGGAGCCCTCAACTCTGGCTTCATGATTGCACACTGCACTGCTGCCGCCcttggtaggtgtgtgtgtgtgtgtgtttgttcaaacAGAAAacattagtgtgtgtttgtgtctctacTCCTCTGCAGTATCTGAGAGCAAGGCGTTGTGCCACCAGTCCTCCGTGGACTCCCTGTCCACCAGCGCAGTTACTGAAGACCACATCTCCATGGGGGGCTGGGCCGCTAGGAAGGCCCTGAGAGTGGTGGAACACGTAGAGCAAGGTAACTCGTACAGTCACATGGGATTAGTGTGTGATGTGCTCGTCCCATCAAATATCATGCATACAGAGTTAACCCTGGGAAGAAAAAGGCATCTctgcttttcagttctggccatAGAGCTGCTCGCTGCCTGTCAAGCCCTGGAGTTTCTCCGCCCGCTCAAGTCCACTACCCCACTGGAGAAAGTCCATGAGCTAGTGCGTTCTGTTGTCAGGTGAGAATGTGGAGCTCTGATTCGAGTACTGCCCAATGTTGTTGTTCTGGAAAGGTGTGGGGGGAGTTCTACAGCACATCCGTTTATTCTTATTTCCCATCAGGCCTTGGGATCATGACTGTCAAATGAGTCCCGACATCGAGGCTGCTCCCATGCTCCTCAGGGAGGAAAAGGCAAAAGACTCACCCCATCTCGGTATTATTAGATTCATCATTCCAGCTAATTGATAATGAGGCAGATAAAAATGAACTTCTCTGTTTGTTTCTCACCCGTGGCCTTCTCTAGGTGTGGGAGGCGGTTCGGCCATACATGGACCAATACCGAGACAGGCTCGGACTGAAACCACTCCCACTGGATGACTAGGATATTTTTataaaaatgactcaagtatttCTTACTTCTACTGTATGATTCCAAATGCAGGATTCAAGTTTATTAAAGGTTattacagatatacagtacaaaCAAGAAATGagcttaaaaaacaaacatattgctTATATTATCTCAGGATAATCCTCCGAAATGTACTGTAACTCCCAGATATGAATCATACCTTGTTATGATCCTGGAGAGATGTTCTTATATCTAACAAGGCTGGTGGACCCAAACAACCACAACCAGTAATTACATTACAGTAAAATATTCTCCCTGGTATATGACAACAGACTATGATTATTCTACATTTACTAAATATactagtcatttagttcagtttagAACTCAGTCTGTGTGATTGACAGGAGAGATGATCAGAGGGACAGAGTATTCACCTTTATCATTGCCAGGGCCAAGGAATGGATAGAGTTTCTCAGTGAAGGTGCAGCCAGTGTAAGAGTAGATatgagacctggcctccacatcataaaaggagacctgaccctcctcataatccacaaacacccccaccttctGGGGCTTTTTTCTCAGATATAAGCGGACACGGGGGAAGGTACAGGCTGAGTACTTACACTCATCCCTCAGGACCACAGCCCAGAATCCATTAAACGGGCTCTTTGTGATCTTCCCCTTCCTGTTGATGGACTCTCTGGCCACTCCTAAAGTCCATAGAGTTTTCACCTGAACATTCACCTCATAGTAAAATCTCCCAGAGGAGAAACCCTCCTTTCCTAGGACATTTAAAGCTCTGTCAAACCTCTTTGGATTATAAGGTTTATTAAGCTGTGTGCCTCCATGTTTCACCTGTTTCCCATCCTCAGACATGATGAGAGAGGGATGTGCTGTATCAGGATCCAGAGTCACATCCACTGCATACTGCTGAATCCTCTTCAGTTTGACTTCAGGCAGCTTCTCCATCACTTTATTCAGTGTCTCCTCCAGTTGAGACACAGCTCTCCTAACAGTCCCCACACACAGATCACTGTGaacactgatctcagaccagtctCTGGTGTCTGGAGGGGTGCAGAGGGATGGGAAGCTCTGGAGAAGGTGGAGGTGGTCCTCAGTGTGTGAGAGCTGCTCCAGCTCAGTGCttctcctctgtagctcagtgacttcctgctccagctctttaATGAGCCCTTCAGCCTGCCTCTCTGCTGCTTTCTGCTTCTCCTCAATCACCTCAATGAGCTCAGCCTGGCTTCTCTCAATGGAGCGCACCAGAGCAGTGAAGACCTGTACACTGTCTGAtaattctctctctgcctctctcttgctGAGATCTACTGAGTGTTTGATCTCCTGAACCTTCTGCAGTCTCTCCTGGATCATCTGCTGCACTTCTGCCTCAGTCTTCCCCAACTGAGCCTTCCTCTTGCCATACTCTTCCTCTAGAGGGACAGTGTCATGAGTCATGTGGTCTGCTTTCAAGCACAAGACACAAAGACATGTCTGGTCAGTCCTACAGAACAGCTCTAGAGGTCTGTCGTGCTTCTTGCACATCCTGTCTTCCAGGTTCTCCACAGGGTTGATCAGCTTGTGTCTCTTTAAGGCTGCGACTCTCTGATGAGGCTCCAGAtgagtctcacagtaagaggcCTGACACACCAGGCAGGACTTCAGGGCCTTGAGCTTCATCCCAGTGCAGATGTCACAGGATAATTCTACTATCATGGCAGAGCTTTGGTCCGGGCTGCTGGTAGCTTTCACTTCAACTGTCTGTCTGAACTGAGCAGCCATCTCAGAAATTAAAGTGTTGACGAACAGATCTGGTCtcttatcaaatgtatttttacacaTGGGACACTGGCACAGGACATTGCTATCCCAGTACTTTGTGATACAGGCCTTGCAGAAGTTGTGTCCACATGGACTAGAGACTGGCTCAGTGAACACATCCAGACAAATAGAGCACAGGAACTGCTCTTCAGACAGGAGACAGCCGGAGGTGGCCATATCTAGACAGAGACCAAAGGTGAAACCATAAACCATTTCCTGGAATCAGCCAGCTCTTGATAGTTTAAGCTTTAGAGTTGTCAACATTGCCTTATGGGATGATAGTAAATGATATTGATACATTATGTTAAAACATAGATAAAAGTCATAACCAAAGTATAAAATGTTTAACatatgcactgaacaaaaatataaatgcaacatgcaacaatttcaaagattttactgagttacagttcatataaggaaataagtcaatttaaataaatgcattagcccctaatctatggatttcacgactgggaatacagacatgcatctgttggtcacaggtaggggtgtggatgagattcagtatctggtgtgaccaccatttgtctcatgcagcgtgacacatctccttcgcatagagttggtcAGGCggttgattatggcctgtggaatgttgtgccactcttcaatggctgtgcacaGTTGCTGGATATTGTAGGGAACTGGTACACACTGTCATatacattgatccagagcatcccaaacatgctcaattgatgtctggtgagtatacaggccatggaagaactgggacattttcagcttccaggaattgtgtacagatccttatgacatggggctgtgcattatcatgctgaaacatgagttaaTGGCAGttgatgaatggcacaacaatgggccccaggatctcgtcacggtatccctgtgcattcaaattgccatcgataaaatgccattgtgttagttgtccgtagcttatgcctgcccatagcataacccccacctccaccatggggcacactgttcacaacgttgacatcagcaaaccactcacccacacgacgccatacacgtggtgtGTATGGCATACACGTGGTGTGTATGGCGTCATATGGAACATCTGTaaaatatttcagctcatgaaaatggggactaacactttacgtgttgcgtttatatttttgttcagtgtaattaaaAAGGAAATGTGAACGGTAAATAATGTTATGCTTATCTTCAATTTAATATTTCTTAATCTCTTCTCacctgtacagtatgtttgtggaTAATTTCTCTGTCCTTGGTGTCAAAGGGTAGGAGAGTCAGCGTGTAGTCTGAACATGTAGCTATTTAGTAGAGTTCTGATGTGCTGGAGAGTTTGGACCCGTAAACAATATACTGTACGTCTCTCTACTTCAGTTTCAGTTCAACAAAGTGACGTTAGTAATGCTCCTCCCCACCAGATACTGCTGTGTGATTCTCTTCCTGAAACAGTTAACCCTTTACAAGGCTGAACTGTAACTGATTGTCATATTGATTAAAACAGTATTAATTGACGTCCCGTACCGGgaagaaattaaatctactttcacccctggttaTTAGTCGCTATGATACAATTGGTGTAATCATTCAGATGTGTGTAAAGAGGTCAATGACAACCAGAAGGTATTGGGTCATTTGGATTTTTATTCAAAGGATTTATGTCACATTAAAGCACATGGTACTAGTTTGTCCACTTATAAAAGAGCTTGACATTAATGGCACCTCTCCTCATGGTTCAAAAAAGAGAGTGGGCAACAAATATAGAACTTCCCATTCCACCTCCCAAACCTGCATAAAACAATCAATGTACAAAAACAAACTAAGTGGTCCGAATAGCATTAAAAATCAAGTATCCAAAACCGGTTGAAAGCTGCACTCCAAACCTTGTGGCACCTCATAACTACGTACTACATTTAGAGAACAGACTTGTACATTTACATGACAGGGTTGTGTCAACCACCACATCCCTTCCCACCCATAACAGCCCCCCTCCAAGACCTCCTGTCCATCTGACGATTGCCTTTGACCTTTTGACAGTGGGGTCATACTCTCAGCCTATGGTTAGCCTACGGTCGCCAGGCCTGTGTCTGTGCAGTCGATGGCCGCCGCGGTCAGAGCAGGCGCAAGGCCTCGTCATGAGAACTGGATCTGCTGCACGCCAGGAATCTACAGGAGCAGACAGAGGCAATGGAGACAACGTCATGGATATGTCGTAATGGTCTAGTTAAAATGTCTGATGTCACTTACCTGTTGATATGAGGTGGTGTACACCATGACGTTCTGCTGTTGGCCGTCGGCTGTTATTATTCCAGCTGGCAGTTGATTCGctggaatggagggaagaggacgTTACAAAACCGTCCACAGCACAAGACTAtattatgccatttagcagacgattttatccacagcgacttagtaatgcatgcatacattttacatatgtatGCAGGCATGACTGTAAAGCCTCTACTTTAGTATGAGATGACAAAATTGAGAACAGTTCTGAACCACTTACTGAAGCTATCGTCTGTAAGCTCCTCCCCCAGGCCTTCTCCCACCGACACACCTGGGATTCCCTTCTCCCCCTTCATCGCCTAGGAAACAACACATTGTGAGAGATTAAATAACATGTGATGTGCGATTGTTCATGGACACTTGGgattgtgtgagagagactgtcaGAGCAGAAGAAGTGTGTTTAGTCGTACCTCTCTGAACTTCTGCAGGTAGAGTTTGAGGGGCTCCACGTACATGTCGAAGCCCAGGGTTGACATGGCAAACAGGATGTCCTCTCCGTTGATGGTCTTTCTTTTCTCCTGGTGGCAGCGCTCACTGGCCTCCGACGTGATAAAGCTGATGAACTCGCTCACACACTCCTGCACACACTCCTTGGCGTCTTTCGCTAtctgtgagacacacacacacaatttaggaCAAAGAGGAATAGGATGAGGAGAACGTTTGTGGGTCGTATTCACTTGGCACCAAACAGGGgggggaaaacagactgaaagctAAGCTAACAAGCTTGCTAACTTTGTAAGTGTGTGACATCGTCACGGATTGGTTCTCATTCCATTTTTATAACACTCAATTCGATACGGACAAAACAGTACCGATTTAACAAAGGCTGTTCGTTTGGGAATATGCCGAAGAATAAAGGTAAGGGAGGAAAGAATCGGCGACGAGGTAAAAATGAGAACAAATCAGAAAGAGAGCTGGTATTCAAAGAGGATAGCAAAGAATATGCACAGGTGATTAAGATGGACTAGctcaacttgtccaataagaaacaaatgttttttctGTTACTAAACGTTTTACAATGGTGTGTATTTACAAATACGACACAAGTCTTGCTCTCACACagcctgcctacacacacacacacacacacacacacacacacacacacacacacagttaccttCCCGGTCTGTGGGATGCCGTTCTTCATGATGCGTGCCACGTTAGCGATGGGGAGGTAGATGTCCTGCTCCCGGAAGTTCTCTTTCATGCCCCCGTCATCATGGTCGTTCAGactctcctctccatcatcttCATCACATGCATTATTATGTGGAAAACATGGATCATTAGGTACTGACACTGTTGCATTGAGATGTAGAGAAAGTGATAATgtagttgtggctgctttgcagtgatgtattgttgtctctgccttcttgccctttgagcggttgtctgtgcccaataatgtttgtaccatgttgtgttgccaccttgctatgttgttgtcttatgtctcgctttgtgtactgttgtggtgtctcttgtcgtgatgtgtgttttgtcctatcttttatttaaatcccagccccgtcCCCGCTGCTGAAGCCCTATTGcgttttggtaggccgtcattgtaaataagaatgtttaactcacttgtctagttaaataaaataaaataatgacactACAGTACATTTTGATTTGGGGCATATTCAATTCATAATACACCCACACCTGGTTCCCCAATTAGGATTGAATGTATCAGCTGACGTCCCTTACCATCTTGAGACTGGAGTACATATCCTCCTGACATGTATTCTCCAGAGATGCCTAACGTTAGCTGGGAGGCGTCGGTGGTGGAACGGTCTTCTTCCATCTGGAACAAAGGACATGGTTTACTCAAATAGGTGAATTGTTGGAAGGCACTTACTGttgactggctagctagctaaactgtgtctagtttagttagctagccaagtgTTCGCCAGGTTAGGTTGCTAGAAAACTGTTAGCTAGCAGGTCTACCGAATTAGTTTAATTTCGCTGACCAGGTGAGTGGTTGTTTGCTAAATGggaagctagcaagctaacgttagctagcaaatgttTCGTTCGAAAT includes these proteins:
- the LOC111949629 gene encoding E3 ubiquitin-protein ligase TRIM39-like, with the protein product MATSGCLLSEEQFLCSICLDVFTEPVSSPCGHNFCKACITKYWDSNVLCQCPMCKNTFDKRPDLFVNTLISEMAAQFRQTVEVKATSSPDQSSAMIVELSCDICTGMKLKALKSCLVCQASYCETHLEPHQRVAALKRHKLINPVENLEDRMCKKHDRPLELFCRTDQTCLCVLCLKADHMTHDTVPLEEEYGKRKAQLGKTEAEVQQMIQERLQKVQEIKHSVDLSKREAERELSDSVQVFTALVRSIERSQAELIEVIEEKQKAAERQAEGLIKELEQEVTELQRRSTELEQLSHTEDHLHLLQSFPSLCTPPDTRDWSEISVHSDLCVGTVRRAVSQLEETLNKVMEKLPEVKLKRIQQYAVDVTLDPDTAHPSLIMSEDGKQVKHGGTQLNKPYNPKRFDRALNVLGKEGFSSGRFYYEVNVQVKTLWTLGVARESINRKGKITKSPFNGFWAVVLRDECKYSACTFPRVRLYLRKKPQKVGVFVDYEEGQVSFYDVEARSHIYSYTGCTFTEKLYPFLGPGNDKGEYSVPLIISPVNHTD
- the LOC111949645 gene encoding nuclear transcription factor Y subunit beta isoform X1, coding for MYPCPSFRHKEQAEIPIWNFIMEEDRSTTDASQLTLGISGEYMSGGYVLQSQDDDGEESLNDHDDGGMKENFREQDIYLPIANVARIMKNGIPQTGKIAKDAKECVQECVSEFISFITSEASERCHQEKRKTINGEDILFAMSTLGFDMYVEPLKLYLQKFREAMKGEKGIPGVSVGEGLGEELTDDSFTNQLPAGIITADGQQQNVMVYTTSYQQIPGVQQIQFS
- the LOC111949645 gene encoding nuclear transcription factor Y subunit beta isoform X2, coding for MEEDRSTTDASQLTLGISGEYMSGGYVLQSQDDDGEESLNDHDDGGMKENFREQDIYLPIANVARIMKNGIPQTGKIAKDAKECVQECVSEFISFITSEASERCHQEKRKTINGEDILFAMSTLGFDMYVEPLKLYLQKFREAMKGEKGIPGVSVGEGLGEELTDDSFTNQLPAGIITADGQQQNVMVYTTSYQQIPGVQQIQFS
- the LOC111949637 gene encoding histidine ammonia-lyase-like; this encodes MYTLRPLTRFLRLSFSSPLFFLSSFSRYWCLGVTPLVLKPKEGIGLINGTQMMSSLAAEAVERAVGVARQADIIAALSLEALRGTTKALHSDIYAVRPHLGQIEVALRLRSPLHSDVFPSQISGKNHRTCDRVQDAYTLRCIPQVHGVANDTIAFVKIILSTELNSATDNPLVFAERGETISGGNFHGEYPAKALDYLAIGVHELASMSERRTERLVNPSLSELPAFLVQDGALNSGFMIAHCTAAALVSESKALCHQSSVDSLSTSAVTEDHISMGGWAARKALRVVEHVEQVLAIELLAACQALEFLRPLKSTTPLEKVHELVRSVVRPWDHDCQMSPDIEAAPMLLREEKAKDSPHLGVGGGSAIHGPIPRQARTETTPTG